DNA from Eubalaena glacialis isolate mEubGla1 chromosome 2, mEubGla1.1.hap2.+ XY, whole genome shotgun sequence:
CCCAGGCATATATGCAGCACTTAGCTTTCACCCCCAAACCTTAGGCTTCTTCTTGTTGGTTAAAATCTTCCTTGAAAAAGATGACGAGAAATGATTGGCCTGGATTAATACTGTAGGCCCCACCCAGCCATTAGCACAGAAGAACCTGAAGTACTACATCAGCTAGTAACCAGGAGTAAACCATTAATCCTTTTAGACAGGAAGACAAAGTTTCTTTAATTCATAAGGGGAGTTGGATTGCTCAACAGCAGTCATCCAACAAAATATGAGCAGTGCTTCAGTCTGAGGCGAAATAAATTGAATCTTGCCATCTCATTTCACATGATTCCTAGTGACCTCCTATTGTTCAGGATATGCAGCAAAATATAGGCCTCCAGAGATAATTTCTATACTTTGTAACTGGACAGTGGTATTTGAGATTATTTTATCTTGCTTATAGCAGATATTATCTTGATTCTTCTCTGCACAGGAAGTGAGCAGATTGAGAGTATGATCAatgatttattgaaaatatttctacTTAATGGGAAAACTCTTTGAAGCAGAAATCAAACTATGGGTAAGTTTTCCAGCGGCAACGCTAAATGACCTTTTTGCCTCCACCTGGCAAAACGTTTTTATCAAAACTGGTTTTTGAGTTTTGTTGAGGGTAAGGTTTTGCTCAAATCTGTGAGGTGGTGATTATTAAGACAGTACAAACAATTCCTCTGTGCAGGTTCTGTCATTGGTTTTCAATCGGGATGACTGAAGGAGTCCTCCTCATGTTTTATTAGAAACTATTCAAGTGATTTCCAGTTGCCTGAGCAGCAGAGTTGTGGTGTAATACAGAGATGAGCAAGTCTCTGGGGTCAGCATGCTTGATTCacatcctggccctgccacttcctATCTATGTGAACACTGGTAAGTTACTCAGTCTCTTTGTGCCTttaactttctcatctgtaaaatcagttgtgaataatgctgtgttGTAGACtcattgtgagggttaaatgagttaatttgtaTAAAGGGTTAATGTGCTAATTTTAGAAAGCACCGGTTTGTACTTAGTGCTTGCTTTTACTATATCGGCAATATTTACAAGTGACTGATAATTTTGCATCCAAGATTCTGGGGTGAATCattagagattgggataggtacTATGCCTGTTAAAACAGGGGGAAAGGTAGGTTGGTGAACAGGTAGCAGATTATAGAAAGGAGTCTGGAGATACCTCAGTAAAACCCCTTAGAGGCTCTCAGTCAGGTAACTGTCATGCTAATCAGTCAGGCTAATGTCATGAGGCTGTATCAGAAATTGAGACAGAATTACAGGTACCTATAACTCATTTTGCTCTTAAAGGCCACTGGTACAAGGCATTTATCTGTTCAACAAAGGGTTCTGACTTTCCATATGGTAGGTGTAGGGAGTAGTCTCATTTCAGACTCACCCCCAGCTGGGTGGTGCTGGTTATTTAGATCAGCTAAGATGAGGCTGGGACTCAAAACAAGTCCTATTCACCGGCCTTGTAGAGGAACTGGGAACTTACTTGCAGTTATTTCTGCCACTTCTAGTCTCCCTTTCCTTCAACTGTTCCCTCAACTCTGGTCCTCTTTCAGGAGCCCATCTATTTATTCCTTGACCTTTTCCCTCTACCAAAGACTATGAATGCCTCTGATAGCCatcaatttcctctttccttGCTGACTGACTGCTTGACTACAATGTAGGGTGAATTGGTTTTGGTCTTAGTCTTACATCAACTAGACATTTTCTCTCTAAGCTTTTTATCTCTAACTGTGAAATGAAAGTCTTTGTTCTCTATTAAGGGGATTCAGACATTCTGGAGCAGATGGGAGATGGTTTGGGGTATATGGATGAAATTACACCATCCATAAACCAACCTTGAAAGGCCTTTCAGACAGGTGGGTAAGGTAACAGGGGGAAACTGTGTGGAGGTACTGTCTATCTTTTCTCTTGTCCTCCTTGACAGGGCTCTTGGGAAAAGGCAGCTAGGGGATAACCTGGCTATGACATTGGACATCTGTTCCTAGAAGGGTTAGCATTTCATGAAATTTCCATGTTCTCCATGCTATAACCATCCTTTATATCTCACATTTTTTCTAGCTCTAAAAATACCGATTCTAACCTCTccgtcccctcccctttcccccagaAAGTCTAAGGTACACAATAGGCCATGAATAAATGCTATGAATGAAGACACTTTTGGTTAAAAGAATTTCTCTTTAGTAGGATTAGAAATAATACTAAGGTGGGCTTGATGATATCTGAAAAGCTTATGGGTGTTGAACTTTCAGAAACAATGCTCATACTTCACAAAGTTTTCTTATCTTTGGtttttggggtcttttttctttttgagataaaGATGGGGCCTTGTTAACATCACAGGTCTAGTCACCAAAATGGAAGGTCTTGTTGGGTGTCTTCCTTGGGAGACAAATGGGAGCATCTGGTACTTGGGCACATATCTTAGTGAGTACTTCAAAAGCCTGGGTCACAAAGGAGATGACTAGCATCATGGACATTTACAGCTTTCAGTGTGTCCCGTTGACTTGGCTCAATGAGCTGTTCTTGGACCAAATTACGAACTGGCTACAAGGTATCCCAGGCTGACACTCCAGTACCTACTGGGGTTCAAAGAGTCTCCTTAAGGTGTGAGTTTGGTCCAGAAGATCCATAGCCAATACAGATGTGTTCTAAATCTACTAGGAGATGAAAAGTGTCAGGGACTCTCACTGAGACAGCTGGCTGTGGAGTGCCTTAGACCTGAGCAATAATCATATTTGTAAGATATGTAGAAATGTTGTGGACAGTGTGTGGGAGTATAGCATGATATTTACAAACAATGACTATGACTTTGATGATAATGTAATTCCTAATACAATCACTCCCTAATTTGGTGACCTTgaaaagttacttaatctctctcagcttcagttccttatctgtgaaattgagctaataaaatggaaatagtagTACCAAACTCAAAGGATTGATAAGAGTATCAAATTGCATAATAAATGGAAAGCACCTAATTTAGTGCTAACTCTCGGTACatattaatcctttttttttttttttttttggtgtgtttggCAGTTCTGTGTTCTCAAGTGacacaaatatttttgtatttatttatatcctgGTATATTCCTCCATTCAGTTACAGAGAGTCAGAATTTTGTAGTTggaaaaaattttagaattatataattctattttttttaatttatcaaatgAAGAGAATGAAAACTGGAGAGGCTGAATAACTTACACTGAGCCATTACTTCTTAAGGTTTGATAATCTCTTTAACAATTACCAACAAggataataaataatgatagcaaGTTATGTTTAAACCGtgttttctggttttcaaatTACTTTCCCACTCATTATATGTAACTTGGTCCTCCCAACACTTTTGTAAAACATGCAGGATAGGTTTCTTTATCCTTGTTTTGCAGATATGGAACTTAAGTTCCCATTAGGTAACTTTCTAGGTCATATTGCTTGTTCTTGGCTAGGCAACATTAGAATTCAAATCTCAGAGTTTAGGCTCCTAAACTGCAAAACTTTTCATGACGTCTTAAAAATCGTCATTCATCTCAGATCCCTGGGTTTCCAGGTATATTTGTAGAGCTCATAGGACACTATAATTAAAAGGGATGTTAAAAATCCTCTGGTTAGCTTCCTCAATGAAGTCTACAGAGATAAGATGACTTGGCCAAGGTTGATAGCTCTACTGGTGGCAGAGTGGAGACTGGACTTCTTGTTTCCACCAGGTTATGCTGAAAACTCCCTTTTTAATGCTATTTataaaaggagaagaggagggggtATCAGTATGATCCCAAGCTAGGGGATTTTATTGCAAGagatcctagaaggagaagaaatagaCGGGTCAAATTGTGACATTTGGGGAACTTTATGGCCTATGGTTGCTTGTAGGGTTTGTATGAACATTGTGGACCTATGGCTATTATTAGGAAAATCATATTCTATTTATTCTTTGGACTGAGGGGTCCTTATCTTTGACACCTAATTCTCTAGAGCAAGGGGGCCAGAGTCAGGAATATGGAGAGAGTGTCTGGGTGTTGCATAGGGGCAGATGCAGGAAGAATAAAGATATTATATGTGGCCGGAGTTATCCTTATGCTCTATTCATTGGAAACCTCAATGTGAGGACAGAGGAAAGTGAGGAACCCCAACAATGGTTTATCACTTACACAGCATGGTGGATAAATTAACCATACACGTTTATTGAATTCAGTGAATGAAATAATCTTCCTCCAGCACGCTGAAGGAAATTACAGTTGTGTCCACCATGTGCCCCAGTGGTATAACCCTAAAAACTATAAAGCTGGAACACTCAGGCAAGTGCATATTCAAATGTCCCTTTACCAAACTCTTCAACTTCACCTTCCCGTGTAGAGGAAGGCATGCTACTACATGGGTCTAACAGGATTTTGAAGCATCTGATGATAAGAAGTcccaagaagatacacaaaatccCAACAAAAGTGAAGCCAGTTTTTTGCTCCAGAGTCAACGAGAAAGCTGACACTTCATTGACACTCATCTTAGCTGAAGAGTTGCCACAGTAGGTACTACTCATTATTCACTGTCACATCATTTTGGCTCTTCAGAATTCCTGCTGGAGTCACCTCTTGGCCTAGATACAAAATTGGACTCAGTTTAGTTTTATCCATACATGGTATTAGGTAGGTAATTGTTTTGTAAAATCTGGCAGTTTTCAAACTCTCTTGACTTAACTCACAAAAGATATATGAAAACATTATCAGATATGGATCAGGATCAAATTAGTATTGGAGATGCTACTTCTGTTGTAGTAATTACAGAATTGCCTTTGTGGACACACAAAACTATACCTGTGCACACTAAATATAAAATCAAGTATGAAGGGGAATAGTCAAATAATTAACCCTAAAAGCATTTGATTCATTGCGAGATGGTTAAGTCATTGCTTCTTTGACCCAAGTTGTCatctaattttcatttcatttttgcatgtatcaataaAACTATCAACAATTATAGGGTGTAAGCTGGTCAAGCTCTCTAAAGTCCGTGTTTTAAGGTCTATCTCCAATGCCATTTTGTCTGATAGGTTCTGATCCTTTTAAATAGGTGtaatatcttctttctttttcactccCCTCCTTAGCTTTTAGACTTatgttcttgtattttcttttctactaCCACTTCATACACTAAATGCTAAtttcttaaaaagagaaattgtgtttttaaaattatgttaaaaagagCAGTACCCAACATAGTAGCTTGTAAGTAACAAGCTGGGGTAGTTGTGGACCATTAACCATCTCACCACCATCTCCATTGGCTCTCACACCCTAAATAGACATAAAATCCAAGTTAAACAGCATGTTTTCTATGAAATTCAGCTGCAAGTCAAGCTCCCCAGACCCCTTGCCAACCAGATTCCCACTATCTCTAAGCTCCTACTATATTGAGAGTCTAAAACTACAGCAAAAGTGTTCAAAAAGTGTGTGTTGAATTGAAGCAAAATAGATTTTTCCACTTGCTGTCTTAAAGTTAATTAAATTAACTAATGAAAAATCAAGATTAGTTAATTAAATGGTTACTAACCCACAGCTGCCCTTCTTGAGAGGACTGTCACCAAAAAGCTTGTCATCCAATAACTGAGAATAATAGACTGCtggtgtttttgtctttgttgttgCTTCTTTTGATAATTTTAAGAACTGTGTTTATTGAAATGACCGACCCTTCAGGTTCTTTGGGGTTCAATTTTCAGAAAACAACTGAGACAGAACAAGGAATGGGAGGTAAGGAGTGGAGAAAGGGAGTGATTAATAAGAACAAGCCTTGTAGCTTTCAAAATTGTTCACCAACTTATACTCGAGTTAATatcaaacaatatttattttatactggttTGGATTACAAAAGAGCTCTGTCTTCAAACCTTAAGTGTTAGAAATATTCAGTACATTGTGGGATATGCTGGTTATTTGACTTCTCtgtttaataaaaggaaaagatgttGTTTCAACCCCATTTGTTGAATTTCTTTACACCAAATCATTTTTCTACCCTAATAAGTATGgtatactgaatatatatatatatatatatatatttttttttttaaatttttattcttggctgtgttgggtcttcgtttctgtgcaagggccttctccagttgcggcaagcaggggccactcttcatcgcggtacgcgggcctcttcactatcgctgcctctcttgttgcggagcacaggctccagacgcgcaggctcagtaattgtggctcacgggcctagttgctccacgacatgtgggatcttcccagaccagggcccgaacccgtgtcccctgcattagcaggcagattctcaaccactgcgccaccagggaagccctgaatatattttaatttttaaaaatgtcagatCACTTAAGTGTTTCAGAGTGATTTTTCTGAAGATTGAGCTGTTGTTGTACAATTTATCCTGTAGAAAGTAGGGGAGACTGGACTGAATATCTAATGACCTTGGGACTtaaatagaactttttttttctgaccaaatctttagttttattgctttgtCATTTAAAGGTCTTTTGTTGAGATTCATACACCCTctggttcatttttttaatgggtggACAAACTGAAAAGAAGGATGTTTCTACATGGAGATGCTGGATCAACCATTTGACTGATTCAGCCAAGTaacttgttgaatttttttttttcacaagagCCATGACCTTGCTAGGCTATACCATTTGACTATTTCCTGGGACATGTAGGTAAGAAGAGGCAATAAGCCTGGTTTACTGGTGGACACAGTAAACAAACTCCCTTCAGTGAAGGACTTGTTGCCCAGCACGTGGGAGGGCTACCAGCAGATAATCTTCAGCTGCTGCTCCTTCCATGGATTGCCTCAATAGCAGAGAGCTGCCTCTCTGTAACCCAGGGTTAACCCAAGGTAACTTCGCTTCCAACAGCAGACAGTTTTCAAAGACTGattaatgtgaaaataaaaaggcCTGGCCATCTTGAACTCTGAAGAACCATtctagggagggagacgcaagagggaggagatatgggaatatatgtatatgtatagctgattcactttgtaataaagcagaaactaacacaccattgtaaagaaattatactccaataaagatgttaaaaataaataaataaatatgtaaaaaaaaaaaaccattccaGCTCTAGAGTTCATCATggggaaaaccaaggctgttcTTTCATCACAGTTCAAATTCTGCCCACTCCTGCTTAACTCCCCACTCTTCCACAGGTGTTGAGCCCAAGGGCACTACTCAGTAAACATCCTGCACACTACTCTCTGTCTCAGAGTCTGGTTTCTGAGGAACCTAACCTGCAACAATTGGTATCACTATAATTAAAACATCTGGGCAGTTCTAATGATCTGTGCATTTTTCAGCTAGTTCATTTTGCCACCATGCAGAAATAGCCTAAACTGAGTATAGTTATGATATTAGCtaaatttatttacatgttttttaaaatcatgaagtaGACATGTACACAGGGTCATAACTGATCATTAGAAGACTTAAGTCAGTTGGCTCTTAGCTTGTGATTAATCCACTAGACTCTGTTATTCTTATAAAAACCCACCAACTGACCAAACAAACGAAAAGAGACATTTTCTAGCTGTAGCAGCAAAACACGCAACTCATTTTTCACTATTAAATTAAAACAAGGTATTTTCCTACTTAGAGATACAAAATCccttaaattttatattactaTTTGTCTAACGTGTGGCAGACATACGTTATATGTCTGTCATACGTTAAAACACAGCATAATGTTTTGTTCCTAGAGTCTTAGGCAATCTGTGAATTGAATTActtattttaatggaaaaataactACTTCTCAAGCAGTTACCACAGTTTCTGGCATGttgtaggtatttaataaatatttgaattgaattaaactaaatttattgaaaaatataatttttgatgaataaagttctggttttaaaaaaatctaatttttaaaattcagaaaacatatttaaaatgaaatgaacaagaaaactttgatttaaaaaatatcagcTTGGAAGATACACATTAAAATTCAGCAGCTCATTCAGAGTTCaatatttctggttttttaaattgattaataTAGCATTCCCAGAAAGACTCACATGATTTGTAATATTCAAAGGTAGGGAAAGTAGATCTTTTCTATCAGCCTTGTTAGTTCCCTTTTGTTATCTATGGAAAGGTATGTAGCCATCATATTATTTTGGTGTTAACTACCAGGAAGTAGATAGTTAAATTTTGTATTCAATCAGAATGCCTTTGTTAGCTTAAGACTTCTGGTATAATTATCCCTTCTTCCCCTGACTTTGCCTTCTTTATTACTTGGCTGCTCTGGTTACCCTTAGCTAAGAAGGGTAAGATACTTCAAAGATACTTAGCTAAGATACTTCAAGAGCTTTTGGAATTGGGTAGGAGTACAAACAATGAATGGATATATGGAGCCACTGTTAGTAAATGAATAAAGTCACCATTTTTTATACTGTCTTGGAAGAACAGATAAATGGTTGTCTCGTGGCTTTATACATAGTTTATAAGCCCTCTTTGGCTATCTATTGTTGGTACCAATATAAATGAAATGCAGGACAAAAACTGAGAGCTGAATGAGGTTAAGGTATTATATAATAATGATTATAGCAATTACATTTTAGTTATTCATTCATCTggtatatatattgaatatctgCTCCATGTCAGCACTGTTTTTGGTCCTGGATTATAATGATGAACTACAGAACAATGTGCACCTGCCATAATGAGTGGAGGAGGAGACAgactcaattatttttaaaattgtctatatctatctatctattatataTCAGGTAGTCATAAATGCTatgaaagaaagcaagcaagttAAGAGGAAAGAGAATGATAATGAATAAAGGGCACTTCTTTAATTAAAGAAATCAGCAAAGGCTTCCCTAGGGAGATGACATTTGACCTGAAGTCTGAATGATGTCAAGAAGGGAGCCATGAAAATATCTGGAGGAGGAGCATTGAAGTTTGAGGAAACAGTCATTGCAAAGGCTTTGAGGTGAGAGGATTTCATACACAATATgttcagataaagaaattgacCAATAACACATTAAACTCCCTACTTGTACAAGATGGTTTAATGGTATCAGTTGACAAAGAAAAGGCAGAAGTACTTAATCTACTTCTGTCTTTTTAACCCATGTAGAATGCTCTTTAGAAATGACCCCAAAATCAAAcaataaaaggagacaagaaagtAGTAGAATAACGTTTAGCTGCATTAGATGAGTTAAAACTCCCAGGATAAGATGATTTATAACTTGATGAGCAAAAACCTTTGAGAAATACCTGACCATGAGAGTGCTGCCAGAAGTATGGACTTGGACAGACAAAGTCTCAATTTTCAGAAAGAGCAATGGGAAATTGTGAAAATTATATATTGGTAACTTGGAATTAATCTTTCTTACAAATccataattaattatattaattaattaagattaaTTTAAATGCTAATTTGTTAGCACTTAAGAAGTCACTaaaagttaagatgaggttaatAAGAAGTAATGCCAAATTCACTTCTTTTTTGGAAAGTTTACTACTAACATGGAATATCAGGGAAATAACATCGACATGGTTTAGTTGATGCAAATAGCACAGCAATGCATTTAACAGTCTCCCATGATATCTTTTTTGGGGAAGATGGTGAGATATGCCtggataatattatttttatgtagaGTCATAGTTCACTGAAGTATCCTAATAAAAATAGGGCTCTGTAATCATAGAGACAGCTCTCTAATGTAGTATCACAAAGGTCTAACTCTATCTACATCCTCTTCAGTGTTTTTGAACAGTAACTAGGTTGAAGACATTGAAGTGATGATTATTAAATTTGACACAAGGCGGGTCTGAAAACTATAAGTTAGCTCACAGAATCAAGATTCAAGACAATTCTGATGACTGGAATTCTGGATTGAAACCTgaacataaaatttaatttaaaaaaaatttaatagaaacaCTTCTCAAGTCCCATA
Protein-coding regions in this window:
- the CTXN2 gene encoding cortexin-2, with amino-acid sequence MSSTYCGNSSAKMSVNEVSAFSLTLEQKTGFTFVGILCIFLGLLIIRCFKILLDPCSSMPSSTREGEVEEFGKGTFEYALA